Below is a genomic region from Bacteroidales bacterium.
GGATAATAACTGCATAACCGATCCATTTCTTTAAATATTAATCAAATTGTCGCTTCACGTATCCTGATCTTTGGTCAAAATTTAATTTATAACCTGTTTTCCGCCTCCCAGGCAACCATTTTAAAAAAACACGCCCATAAAATTTTAATGGCACCGTAAATCTGCAATCCTTTGTTGAAAAACAAAAAAAGCACGTTGAGTATCTGGCCGTAAACACTGTTTGGGGTAAGAAAGAATGTTTAAGCCAGGATTTTTTTCTTATTGGTGGTATAAATTTTCTTTACACAAGCATATCGATGCTAAAAAAACGCTGTGAGGGCACACTTCTCCATTTGTCGTTTCTGTGTCTACATTTCAAAGGCCCGATTTGCTCAGGTAAAGCTCAATTGTTGAATTGAGCCCTCGATTTTTTCCCATAACTCTTTATATGGATAGTTACGATTCAACCTTAAAAACCATTGCCGGTTCATATGCATCAGACGGGCCGGAACCGCAATCAGCCACATTCGGATTGTATTGGGCTCTTCTTTAAAGCCTTCTTCATGATTGAGCCACATAAGCCAAACCATCAAGTTGTAGGCCAGGATGCATGATTGAAAGATAGCTGAATTCGCCCAAAAATCCTGGGTTAAAATACTTCCGGAGGCCATATGGTTTTTGCACCACTCAATCCAGTTCTCGCTGGTTGCCCGCTGGCCGTAATATTTGTGTGTGGCCCACGGCGACAAATCCATGTTGGTGACATAACAGAAGTATTCGTACTCAATTTTCCGGCTGTCGAAAAGACATCGATTATCCGTTTCTTCAGTATATTCGCGTATCTTGCGAATTGCTACAAATCGGCGCTTCTTTTTCCAGTCGCTACACTTATACTCAAACTCCGTTTTTTCAAAACCATCAATTTTGGGGACTTTATGCCAGTTCTGCTGTTCAAGCAGCGACACAAGCCCCTTCATCTTTACCTTGATCGTATATTGCCCCTGCCGGCTTTCAATGAAATCCAGAAGCGCGCCATTAAAAAAACCGCTGTCTGCCCGGATATCGACTTTCCATACCCGCTTGGGCAGCCTGGCAAAACATTCCTTCATAAATTCCACACTACCATTGGCAGTATAGGCATCGCCGGAGCGGAACCAATTATGAAGGCATTCTCTGGTTTCTGCGATAAAACAAAACAATGGATTATAACTTCTCTGCCCCCGTTTTTGGGGATTATAGCCTTTTTCCGCACCCTCTTGATGCCCCCAGACACCCCTGACCGAAGAGTCCATATCCAATCTCACACGGCCGAACCACTTTTTGTTCCATACCTTTTTGCGAACCTCGGCCTCGACATCAGAAAGCTCTTTACAGTGTTTCTGGTTAAACAGTTTAAAAATACGCCCAATTGTCGTATCATCCGGAAATTGTTCCCACTTGAACAGCGAACGGATCGCGCCGTCGGATCGAATGACTGCCATATGGCTCAAATGCTTAACACCTGCAATCACGCCCATTACAAGCATCATAACTGTGTCGGCCGTATCATATCGGGCTGTAGGCCCCCGGTCGATGCTAATATATTTACTTAACAGTTTGGACAGATTAAGCTTTTCACAAAAGTGACCAAAATGAACCAAGCCAGCGTTGCCTGTCAGATTTTTTTCGGTAAAATGAACATGAAATCTTCGCATTCTTATTATGCCTCCAAAATAAATTAAATTTGAAGGCTATATATCATATAAACAGTCTGATATCAATAAATTTTTTTAATCAACTGCTGATTTTAGGTTGAATTTGCAAGCAAATCACATGATATTTTTGGCTATGAGCCGGAATTCCTTGCCGGAAAAAATGTGATGGATTTCGTGCACCCCGAAGATCTGCACCGGGTACAGGAAGCATACAATGAACTTGTTTCATCAGGTGCGCCCCGTAGAATCAAGTATAGAGTCAGATGCAGGGATGGATCTTACATCTGGATTGAAACAAGGGAAACCGGGTTAAGGGATAAAAACAATAATATTCAGGGAATTGTATTCAGCTCAAGGGATATCACGGAACAAAAACGATATGAGGATGCCCTGCATCAATCCGAAAATTACTATCGCGCCATATTCGAGACCTCTGGTTCGGCAATGTTTATCATTGAAGAGGACACCACCATTTCCAATGTCAATTCCAACTTTGAAAAGCTGTCAGGATATTTAAGGCAGGAGGTCGAGGGGAAAAAATCCTGGACTGAATTTGTGCATCCCGATGATGTGGAGTGGATGAAGAAAAACCATTATTTGCGCCGGGATCATCCCGGCGCAGCCCCTTTTAATTACGAGTTCCGTTTCTTTGTCCGCAGCGGCGACTTGCGCCACGGCTATCTTAGCATCGGTATGATT
It encodes:
- a CDS encoding IS1380 family transposase, translating into MRRFHVHFTEKNLTGNAGLVHFGHFCEKLNLSKLLSKYISIDRGPTARYDTADTVMMLVMGVIAGVKHLSHMAVIRSDGAIRSLFKWEQFPDDTTIGRIFKLFNQKHCKELSDVEAEVRKKVWNKKWFGRVRLDMDSSVRGVWGHQEGAEKGYNPQKRGQRSYNPLFCFIAETRECLHNWFRSGDAYTANGSVEFMKECFARLPKRVWKVDIRADSGFFNGALLDFIESRQGQYTIKVKMKGLVSLLEQQNWHKVPKIDGFEKTEFEYKCSDWKKKRRFVAIRKIREYTEETDNRCLFDSRKIEYEYFCYVTNMDLSPWATHKYYGQRATSENWIEWCKNHMASGSILTQDFWANSAIFQSCILAYNLMVWLMWLNHEEGFKEEPNTIRMWLIAVPARLMHMNRQWFLRLNRNYPYKELWEKIEGSIQQLSFT
- a CDS encoding PAS domain S-box protein, with protein sequence MDFVHPEDLHRVQEAYNELVSSGAPRRIKYRVRCRDGSYIWIETRETGLRDKNNNIQGIVFSSRDITEQKRYEDALHQSENYYRAIFETSGSAMFIIEEDTTISNVNSNFEKLSGYLRQEVEGKKSWTEFVHPDDVEWMKKNHYLRRDHPGAAPFNYEFRFFVRSGDLRHGYLSIGMIAGTTQSVVSLVDITERKKIENALRESEERFRTALENLPGGIFAHDLNGQILIVNDQACKNTGYSRDELLQMSVWEIDPHAASRRDQDRLWHKLETGQSATIESIHIRKDNTQ